In Gimesia benthica, a single window of DNA contains:
- a CDS encoding PSD1 and planctomycete cytochrome C domain-containing protein encodes MNGIRLTCLLLILLCSRQSLQADGDQFFRESVEPILKAHCYDCHSHSAGAMEGELTLDWQSGWKTGGTRGAAIVPGQPEQSLLIKAIRHTDPDLKMPDEKLSDQQIAILTKWVGQGAPDPRISQPQADTSQAFDWWSLKPLTRPTIPGAGHLNPIDAFIQERLSEQQIKPAPQADRRTLLRRVMYDLHGLHPTPAELEAFVNDQRPDAWARLVDQLLASPRYGERWARHWLDTIHFADSHGFEHDVFRPHAWRFRDYVIDRLNQDISWSRFIREQLAADYFYPERSELTVALGFLGAGPYDQSAAATAPKTFEYLDRDDLVTQTMGAFVSTTANCARCHTHKFDPITQSDYFALQAVFAGIGKGDVSFDADSAVAAQRKKWEALRQAALENNASILLQPEYTQLVAAWEQQRGPEPQWQVLSPETFVSNGGAELQRQPDQSILASGPAPEQESILVTVQPELKTITAVRLDLLTDSSLPHQGPGRAHNGNLHLNEVEIRVFPPDAQAGQKLAISRATADFDQAGWTIQHALDGNPKTAWGIYPKVGVGHYAVFELQSPLTLKPGTRLVVSLKQVHGGAHLIGRFKLSATAADQLNVIALPEAAAAALNIPAKDRTPAQQTALAAVILKYRAEQELAQLPQQAKVYAAAAEAANERGMVKFTQPREIRLLARGNLEKPRGVVAPGAISVLPSLPARFDLPDPHAESARRAALADWLTDPQNPLTWRSIANRVWHYHFGQGLCDTPNDFGRMGGTPSHPELLDWLACELRDHNGSLKHLHRLICNSQTYQQSSAFRSELSKIDPENRLLARWTRQRLDADSYRDAVLRVNGTLDLTMGGPGIQNFTQTPGPQATPVLHYDQFDLDSPGAYRRSIYRVVWRGIPDPLMDALDFPDLGLLSPVRGFSASPLQSLVLWNNRFVLHHSLKLAERARKTKPVISDQVRQIALWTWLREPTSDEQRQLTALAESHGLESVSRLMLNSNEFLFVE; translated from the coding sequence ATGAATGGAATTCGACTCACATGTCTGCTGCTGATCCTGCTCTGTTCTCGTCAATCACTCCAGGCTGACGGCGATCAGTTTTTCCGCGAGTCTGTCGAACCGATTCTGAAAGCACATTGTTACGACTGTCATTCCCATTCAGCAGGAGCCATGGAGGGAGAGTTAACACTCGATTGGCAGAGTGGCTGGAAGACTGGCGGAACGCGCGGGGCAGCCATTGTTCCAGGTCAGCCGGAACAGAGTCTGCTGATTAAAGCGATTCGCCACACCGACCCCGATTTGAAAATGCCGGATGAAAAACTGTCCGATCAGCAGATCGCGATTCTCACAAAATGGGTCGGTCAGGGGGCTCCCGATCCGCGCATCAGTCAGCCACAGGCCGACACAAGCCAGGCGTTCGACTGGTGGTCCCTCAAACCACTGACCCGTCCCACGATCCCCGGTGCAGGACATCTGAATCCCATCGATGCCTTCATTCAGGAGCGACTGAGTGAGCAGCAGATCAAACCCGCTCCCCAGGCCGATCGACGCACACTGCTCCGCAGAGTCATGTACGATCTCCATGGCCTGCATCCCACTCCCGCAGAACTGGAGGCCTTTGTCAACGACCAGCGTCCGGATGCCTGGGCTCGACTCGTCGATCAACTGCTCGCCTCCCCCCGTTACGGAGAACGCTGGGCCCGCCACTGGCTGGACACAATCCACTTCGCCGATTCGCACGGCTTCGAACATGATGTCTTTCGCCCCCATGCCTGGCGGTTCCGAGATTATGTCATCGACCGCTTGAATCAGGACATTTCCTGGTCCCGCTTCATCCGGGAACAATTGGCCGCAGATTACTTTTATCCTGAACGATCTGAGCTCACCGTCGCGCTCGGTTTTCTGGGAGCCGGTCCCTACGATCAGAGTGCCGCAGCCACAGCGCCCAAAACGTTCGAATATCTCGACCGTGACGACCTGGTCACGCAGACCATGGGGGCGTTCGTCAGTACGACCGCCAACTGTGCCCGCTGTCATACGCACAAGTTCGATCCCATTACCCAGTCTGATTACTTCGCCCTGCAGGCCGTCTTCGCTGGCATTGGAAAGGGGGACGTCAGCTTTGATGCAGATTCGGCAGTCGCGGCCCAACGAAAAAAATGGGAAGCACTCCGGCAGGCTGCCCTTGAGAACAATGCTTCGATCCTGTTGCAACCAGAATATACGCAACTGGTAGCCGCGTGGGAGCAACAGCGTGGCCCCGAACCCCAATGGCAGGTCCTTTCGCCAGAGACTTTTGTTTCCAACGGGGGAGCTGAACTGCAGCGACAGCCGGATCAGTCGATTCTGGCCAGCGGTCCGGCGCCCGAACAGGAATCCATTCTGGTGACCGTTCAGCCAGAACTGAAAACGATCACCGCAGTACGTCTGGATCTGCTGACCGATTCCTCGCTTCCCCATCAGGGACCAGGCCGCGCTCATAACGGGAATCTGCATCTCAACGAAGTGGAAATCCGCGTGTTCCCGCCGGACGCCCAGGCGGGCCAGAAGCTCGCCATCAGTCGGGCCACCGCCGACTTCGATCAGGCCGGCTGGACGATTCAGCACGCTCTGGATGGCAATCCTAAAACCGCCTGGGGTATCTATCCCAAAGTGGGGGTGGGACATTACGCTGTCTTCGAGTTACAGTCCCCTTTGACTCTGAAACCGGGTACCCGACTGGTCGTCTCACTGAAACAGGTGCATGGCGGTGCGCATCTCATCGGCCGTTTCAAGCTGAGTGCCACCGCTGCCGATCAGTTGAATGTGATTGCACTCCCGGAAGCCGCAGCCGCCGCTCTCAACATTCCTGCGAAAGACCGCACACCCGCGCAACAGACCGCGTTAGCTGCCGTCATACTCAAATACCGGGCCGAACAGGAACTGGCTCAACTACCACAACAGGCGAAAGTCTACGCCGCTGCCGCTGAAGCAGCCAACGAACGGGGTATGGTAAAATTCACTCAGCCCCGTGAAATCAGACTGCTGGCCCGGGGCAATCTGGAAAAGCCCCGCGGCGTTGTCGCGCCGGGTGCGATCTCTGTTCTCCCATCACTGCCAGCCCGTTTCGATCTGCCCGACCCGCATGCCGAATCCGCCCGGCGTGCAGCCCTCGCGGACTGGCTCACCGATCCACAGAATCCCTTAACCTGGCGAAGTATCGCCAACCGCGTCTGGCACTATCATTTCGGACAAGGTCTCTGTGACACTCCCAACGATTTCGGTCGCATGGGAGGCACTCCCTCCCATCCCGAACTGCTCGACTGGCTCGCCTGCGAACTTCGTGATCATAACGGCTCTCTGAAGCACCTGCATCGACTGATCTGTAACAGTCAGACCTATCAGCAGTCCTCTGCATTTCGTTCCGAATTGTCAAAGATCGATCCCGAGAATCGCCTCCTCGCCCGCTGGACTCGGCAGCGTCTCGATGCGGACAGTTATCGCGATGCCGTCCTCCGCGTCAATGGCACTCTCGACCTCACCATGGGCGGCCCGGGGATACAGAACTTTACCCAGACTCCCGGTCCTCAGGCGACCCCCGTGCTGCACTACGATCAGTTTGATCTCGACAGCCCCGGTGCGTACCGGCGGAGCATTTACCGTGTCGTCTGGCGGGGCATTCCCGATCCGTTGATGGATGCCCTCGACTTCCCGGATCTGGGGCTGCTCTCACCCGTGCGTGGCTTTTCTGCTTCACCGCTACAGTCGCTCGTCTTATGGAATAATCGCTTCGTCCTCCATCATTCTCTGAAACTGGCCGAGCGTGCCCGTAAAACAAAACCTGTGATTTCAGACCAGGTCAGGCAGATCGCACTCTGGACCTGGTTGCGTGAACCCACGTCTGACGAACAACGCCAGTTAACCGCGCTAGCGGAATCGCACGGACTGGAGTCCGTCTCCCGACTGATGTTGAACAGTAACGAATTTCTCTTTGTGGAGTGA